One genomic segment of Danio rerio strain Tuebingen ecotype United States chromosome 11, GRCz12tu, whole genome shotgun sequence includes these proteins:
- the hmces gene encoding abasic site processing protein HMCES (The RefSeq protein has 2 substitutions compared to this genomic sequence) produces the protein MCGRTACTLAPHELSRASHYRDRTGQRRPPRWKDGDSDKYRPSYNKSPQSFSPVLLSNRHFNKDAPVDECVLAAMRWGLVPAWFKENDPNKMQYNTSNCRSESLLEKKSYKDPLLKGQRCVILADGFYEWRRQEKDKQPFFIYFPQSQGGQVPSPQSTQELKSDLELDQGESDLDTSDWTGWRLLTIAGLFDSWTPPCGGETLYTYTVITVDASPNLQSIHDRMPAVLDGEDEVRRWLDFGEVKSLEAIKLLQPKSCLTFHPVSSLVNNSRNNSPECLQPVDPTIKKSTKPTASSKMMMSWLKTASPTKRKSPDEDTSDKGPEEKPAAEKQNKPTGPLQQWLMGTSSSKKPRT, from the exons ATGTGTGGAAGAACGGCTTGCACACTTGCACCACATGAGCTTAGTCGTGCATCTCATTATCGAGACCGAACAGGACAACGACGCCCACCCCGCTGGAAGGATGGAGACTCTGAAAAATACTGTCCCTCATACAACAAGAGTCCTCAGTCCTTCAGTCCTGTACTTCTGTCCAACAGACACTTCAACAAG GATGCTCCTGTAGATGAGTGTGTGCTGGCAGCGATGCGCTGGGGTCTCGTCCCAGCCTGGTTCAAAGAGAACGACCCCAATAAGATGCAGTATAACACCTCTAACTGTCGCAGTGAAAGCCTTCTTGAAAAGAAGTCTTACAAG GATCCTCTTCTGAAAGGTCAGCGCTGCGTTATTCTGGCTGACGGCTTCTACGAATGGAGGCGGCAGGAGAAGGACAAACAACCTTTCTTCATTTACTTTCCACAAAGCCAAGGAGGACAAGTACCCAGTCCACAAAGTACACAGGAACTAAAAAGTGACCTAGAATTGGACCAAGGAGAG AGTGATCTAGACACCAGTGACTGGACTGGGTGGCGTCTGCTTACAATAGCAGGGCTGTTTGACTCCTGGACTCCTCCTTGTGGTGGAGAGACTCTGTACACTTACACAGTCATTACCGTAGACGCTTCTCCAAACCTTCAGAGCATCCATGACAG GATGCCGGCAGTTCTGGATGGAGAGGATGAGGTAAGACGGTGGTTGGATTTCGGAGAAGTGAAGTCACTGGAAGCTATAAAATTGCTCCAACCGAAGTCTTGTCTGACCTTTCACCCCGTCTCCTCATTGGTCAACAATTCGCGCAATAACTCTCCAGAATGTCTGCAGCCTGTGGACCCCACGATCAAGAAG AGCACTAAACCCACAGCCAGCAGTAAAATGATGATGAGCTGGCTGAAAACAGCTTCGCCAACTAAGAGGAAGAGTCCTGATGAAGATACTTCAGATAAAGGACCTGAAGAAAAGCCTGCAGCAGAGAAGCAGAACAAGCCGACTGGCCCTCTACAGCAATGGCTGATGGGAACGAGTTCTAGTAAGAAACCAAGGACTTAA